The genome window AGGGCCATGGCCCCGCCCAGTGCGTCGACTTCCTTCACCAGATGGCCCTTGCCGATCCCGCCTATGGAGGGATTGCAGGACATCTGCCCCAGGGTCTCGATGTTATGCGTGAGCAGCAGCGTCTTGCAGCCAGCGCGCGCTGCCGCCAATGCAGCCTCGGTACCAGCGTGGCCGCCGCCTACAACAATGACATCAAATTCGGTTGGATACAGCATGGTGGGATCCGCAAAAGGCCAGGTTTCACCTGGCGACCTGGCAGCCTTCGTGGCCAGGGAGAGATATCCGGGTCTGGTGAGAAAACGCCACGGTAACTTGGGATTATAGGATTCTCGCCCTGTCAGCGCGAGCATTACCCTGGACAAGCTGCTCCATAGTGTTTCACGTGGAACACTGGGGTGCCTGCTTGAGCTATTCAGGATGCGTGTGTCAGCGCTACGTGGCAGTGGATAGGGTGGGTACGTGATCGCCGTACCCGCTAACACCAGGAATAGGCGTCGGGAGATGCGGATGAGCCCTCGCCAAGGTCTCGACCAAATTTCCTCTACGATCAAGGCGTGCCGATGTTTCACGTGAAACATCGACGCGCTGGGGCCACTCTTCTTTCACCCGAAAGAGCCCGGGAAATTCGAGTTCTCTACGCTTCAGCCACTTGGGAACACTTGTCGGGTGAACAGCCATAAGCCAGCTTGGGGGTGAAGGCAGCGGCCCTGTCGCTGGCATCAGCCCGACCACGGCACACAAGTGGCAAGACCACTTACCAAGCAAGGGGGACATCGAGTTGGTCGATCGCAGTTCCCGCTCCATCCGGTAGTTCCGGTCATGCGCTACCGATGAGAAACAGCTCTCGGCCATTGCGTTTCTGAAAGCTGCGGTGGTCCCACTACTCAACATCTAGCCACTCAGGGCGTTCACTCCGGGAAAGTCGGCCGCAATACTCCACGTGAAATTTTTTCGCTCACGTTTCCCGGCTGGCCTCCCCTTCGGCAATGTCCATCTCTTCACGCATGGCCCGCGCGGTCAGTACCTCCAGCATTTCAAACAAGCCGGTGATCCGTTCTGGCGAATAGCCATCCAACAGCCGCTCATTGCGCTGCCGGGACAACTGCCGCAGGGTGACGGCGGTCTCCATGCCCAGGGGGCTCAGCCTTAGGTCGGCTCGCCGGCTATCCCGTGCCGAGGTCCCTCTTTCGACCAATCCATTTCTGGTCAAGACACCGATCGCCCGGCTGATCTGCGCCGCATCGACCATGGCCAGGGAAGCCAACTTGCGTATCGAGACTGGCTGGAAATCGGCAAGCAACCTGACGACTTGCCACTCTGTCTGAGAAAACCCGAACTGCATCCGGGCCTGCAATTGGGAAGCGCGTGCCAGCGCCTTGCCAAGCGCAGCCACCCTGGGAGCCAGCAAACCCTCCTGGCCGCGTACGTCCAACGCTTCGAAGGAGCCGGCGGGTTCCTTTCCAGGCAGGGGATTGCTTATCATGGGTGGCAACTCGTTCGAGGTTTTCATGGGGAAGATGAGGCGTCATTATCCTCGCCCTGTCTGCATTCGCACAATTCCATGACAAACCGTGCTATTTTCTTCGAGCTAGAAGAAAATGCAAGATTCAGTCATGAATCTTAATAAGGCGCGGGACTCCCCATGTTCACTCCGCGGAATCAGGGAAACAGGACCGTATCCAAAACGTTGATGTAGCCGTTGTCCACTTCGACGTCGGGCTCCAGCACTTCGGCATCCGATAGCAACAGCCGGCGGTTCTTGCGATGGACCGTCAGCGTCTTGCCGCCCTCGGTCCTGATCTGCGTTCCTTCCTTGGCATCCTTCAGGCTGACCTTGCCCGCCACCATGTGCAGCTTCACCACCTGCACCAGCGTGTCCTTGTTCCGCAATGCCTCGCGCTGGGCCGAGGGCAGTTTGGCGAAGGCTTCGTCGGACGGCGCGAACACGGTATAGGGCTGGCCTTTCAGCGTCTGCTCCATACCCGCCTCGCGTACCGCGTTGACCCATGAACTGAACATTCCGGCCGTCTGGGCCGTGTCGATGATATTGCGCGCCTGGACACCGGCGGGGCTCATCAGGCCCAATGCCAATGCCGTGGCGATCGATCCGAGTATGTATCTGACATGCATGCGCTTCTCCCGAGCGACAAGTTTCTCCTTGGGACATGACCGGCTTGCGGCCGTCTTCCATGGTCGCTCGCCACGCTGTAACCAGGGTCATCGCTTGGCAAGGGGGCGCAACAGGGAACGGCATCCCGCCCCTACGGCGTCCCTTCCAGGGCCGCCGGAACGTCTTTCTTCAATTGATCCAGCACGGCCCTGATCCTGGACGCGGTGGGTCGATGGGCATGGACCAGTGCATGGATGGGAAAAGGCGGCACGGTGTATTCGGGAAGCAGCTGCACCAGGCTTCCCTTCCGTAGCGCGTCGATGCAGGCGGGTTGTTGCACCACGCCTATTCCACAGCCGGACTGAATCAGCTCGTACATGGGCCGCCAATGGCTGGTGGTGCACGAGGTTTGTATCCGCGCCTGCCGCACGCCTTTTTCCGGATGGCTGAGCGGGACGCGGTCATTGGCGAAGATTCCGTTGACCCGGATGAACGGGTGGCGGACGAGGTCGTCCGGGGTTTCGATCGAACCGTGCCGTTCGATGAACGAAGGGGCGGCAACCAGCACCCGTCCGATCTGGCCCAGCGGATGGGCGACGAAACTGCCTTCGGCCAGGGAGCCGACGCGCAGCGAAATATCGACGCCTTCCGTCACGGGATCGACCACGGCGTCGTTCAGGATCACGTCCAGGTGCAGCTTGGGATAGGCAATCCGGATGCGAAGCAATATCGCGGGCAGAACGATCTCGCCGAAGCACTGGGCGGAAGCTATGCGGACGCTGCCGCGGATGTCCTCTTGCTCGCCCTGCCGGACGACGGCTACGGCTGCGTCGGCGGCCGCCAGGAGGGTCTTGCAGTGATTGTAGAAGGTCTTCCCTTCCTCGGTGCAGACCAGCCCGTTCGCATCGCGGCTGAGCAGGCGGACCTGGAGGAATTCCTCCAGTTTCTCGATGCGCTCCCGGACCGAGGCATGGCCCA of Pigmentiphaga sp. H8 contains these proteins:
- a CDS encoding MarR family winged helix-turn-helix transcriptional regulator, with product MKTSNELPPMISNPLPGKEPAGSFEALDVRGQEGLLAPRVAALGKALARASQLQARMQFGFSQTEWQVVRLLADFQPVSIRKLASLAMVDAAQISRAIGVLTRNGLVERGTSARDSRRADLRLSPLGMETAVTLRQLSRQRNERLLDGYSPERITGLFEMLEVLTARAMREEMDIAEGEASRET
- a CDS encoding fasciclin domain-containing protein; this encodes MHVRYILGSIATALALGLMSPAGVQARNIIDTAQTAGMFSSWVNAVREAGMEQTLKGQPYTVFAPSDEAFAKLPSAQREALRNKDTLVQVVKLHMVAGKVSLKDAKEGTQIRTEGGKTLTVHRKNRRLLLSDAEVLEPDVEVDNGYINVLDTVLFP
- a CDS encoding LysR family transcriptional regulator — its product is MDLLSAARIYTQVVELGSISAVARELDLGHASVRERIEKLEEFLQVRLLSRDANGLVCTEEGKTFYNHCKTLLAAADAAVAVVRQGEQEDIRGSVRIASAQCFGEIVLPAILLRIRIAYPKLHLDVILNDAVVDPVTEGVDISLRVGSLAEGSFVAHPLGQIGRVLVAAPSFIERHGSIETPDDLVRHPFIRVNGIFANDRVPLSHPEKGVRQARIQTSCTTSHWRPMYELIQSGCGIGVVQQPACIDALRKGSLVQLLPEYTVPPFPIHALVHAHRPTASRIRAVLDQLKKDVPAALEGTP